GGCGGTGGACAGGAACCATTCGTCGTTGCCGATCTCGACCTTTTCGGTCTTGTCCTCACCGAACGCGGTCACCACGCGGAGCGTGGATCCCAGAGACTTGGCCAGGTTCGCTGCCACCCGGGCGGCCTTCATGGACGTTGAGTTGCCGTCGACCCCGACGATGATAATTCCTGCCATTTTCATACATCCTTCGTTTGGTATTGTGCACAAGCAGTATTGATAACTACCTTAGCCACAGAATGTGCCCTTTAGGCCGGAAGGTGGGGCAACTAACCGCACGTTTCGCGGCCGCCGGCGGTGGCAGGGCTCGTCGAGACCTCCGCCAACAGCTCAAGCACGTGCCGGTATTGGGCGCCGGTGGCCCGGGTCATGCCCAGTTCACAGGTCCGGTTGCAGGAGGCGTGCGCGGAGGCGCCCATCGCCGCGACGTCTGTGGCCTGCGCAGCGGTCGCGGACGCTGTCAGTTCCGGATGGAGCATGCCACGGTCCCCCGCAAAGCCGCAGCAGCCCCAGCCGTCGGGGACCTGGACATTATCCGCGACGGCGCCGGCCACCTTTTCCAGCGCCGGGTTCAGTCCCATGCGGGTCGAGGAGCAGGTGGGGTGCAGCGCCAGGGAGTCGATCCGCGTCCACGTCCGGCCCAGCGCCGGCAGCACGCGCTCCGCCGTGAAGGCCACCGCATCCACCACGCGCAGCGGCCGCCGGCCGGGCACGGGAACCTCCGATCCAATGGTGTGGATCAGCCCCTCCGTGCAGCTGGAGGCGTCGCAGATGATGTTCAGCTCGCCGTCGCGCGTGGCCTCCCGGAGGAGTGCCAGGGTGCGCGCGTGCATTGCCGCGAGCCCGGCCTCCATCCCCTTGGACGACCATGGCGTGCCGCAGCAGGCACCCTCGATCCCCTCCGGCACCAGCAGTTCCAGCCCGGCCCGCACGCACAATTCTTCAAAGCTGGCCTGCACGCCTGGCGAGGATTCGGCCGCCGGGCCGAACATGGCGTTCACACAGGCCGGGAAATACACGGCCGCCGGTTCCGCTGAAGGGGCGGGACGGCGTCGTGCGTGTCCTCCGGCCGGCAGCTCGGTCGAATACAGCGGCAGGGTGTCCGCGCCGAGGACCTTCCGTCCCAGCGTGTTGGCCGGAAGCACGACGCCGGCCGGCACCTTTGAGGCCACCGTCAGTGCCAGCCCGGCCCCCTGGGTGACGGCTCCCCAGTGCCTGGCTGCGGTCTCCCAGACCCCGTTTTCGAGTCTTCCGGCAGCGTCGCGGCGCAGGTGCTTGACCAGGTTGCCGGTGTTGATGTCCACGGGGCAGGCGGTCTGGCACATGCCGTCCACGGCGCAGGTGTCCACGGCGGCGTAGCCGTAGTCGGCCTCCAGCGCGTTGGCCAGCGCCAGGTCGCCGTCGGTGCGGGCCGCCTCGATCGCGCGCAGGGTCACGATCCGCTGCCGTGGGGTCAGCGTCAGGTCCTTGCTGGGACAGACGGGTTCGCAGTAGCCGCAGGAAACGCAGCGGTCCACCTCGGCGTCCACTGCGGGCGGGGCGGACTTGATGTGGCGCAGATGGGCGGAGGGGTCGTCGTCGAGCAGGACGCCCGGGTTGAGCATGCCGGACGGGTCGAAGAGCGCCTTGATGCGGCGCATGATGTCGTACAGTTCATCGCCGTACTGGCGCCGCACGAAGGGGGCCATGACGCGCCCCGTGCCGTGTTCGGCTTTCAGCGAGCCGCCCTCGCCGAGCACCACATCCACCATGTCCTCCGTGAACGCGGCGTAGCGGTCCAGCTGGTCGGCGGTTTCAAAGCCGTCGGTCAGCATGAAGTGGATGTTGCCGTCCTTGGCGTGCCCGAACGTGACGGAGTTTTCATAGCCGTGCTTTTCGAACAGCTTCCCCAGCGCCAGGCAGGTCCGGGCCAGCGCGGGAACGGGCACCACCACGTCCTCAAGCAGTGCCGTGGTGCCCGGCGGGCGGGCCCCGGCAACGGAGGTGTACAGGCCCTTGCGGAGGTGCCAGAGTTCCGCGCGGACACTCGCGTCAGTGCTGAAATGCGCTGGCGCGGACAAGCCCAGGGTGGCCGCCAGCGCGGTGGCGCTGTCCTCGAGCCCGGGCAGCTCCGCCGCGTCGCCGCTTTGGTATTCCACGAGCAACGCCGCATGGTTTTCCACCTGCAAATCACGGACGACGCAGGGCACCCGGGCCAGCCCCTGGCCCACCTTCAGCGACATGGCGTCCATGAGCTCCACGGTGGCGGCGCCGCTGGCCACCAGTTCAGGCAGTGCCGTGTTGGCGGCCTCGAGGTCCTGGAAAACGAGCAGTCCGGACGTGGCGTGGGCCAGGCGGGGCACGGTGCGGAACACGGCCTCGGCCACAAAGCCGAGCGTTCCCTCGCTGCCGACGATCAGGTGCGCCAGGATCTCGGCCGGGCTGTCAAAATCCAGCAGCGAGTTCAGCCCGTAGCCCATGGTGTTTTTCCTGGAGAACTGGTGCTCGATGATCTTTCGGGACTCGGGGTTGGTGAGGACACGGGCGCGCAGTTCCACCAGCCCGGCAAAAATGTCGGGTTCCAGCGCGCGGAGGCGGGCGTCGGCGTCGTCCGCGCCGGTGTCGATGACGGTGCCGCTGGGCAGCACCACGGTCAGCGACTCCAACGTGCGATAGGCGTTGTCCCGCGTGCCGCAGGCCATCCCGGAGGAATTGTTCGCAACCACGCCGCCGATGGTGCACGCCACCTCGCTGGCAGGATCCGGGCCGAACTTGCGGCCGAAGCGGAGGAGGCGGGCGTTGAGCGCGCGCACCGTGGCGCCGGGCTGGACGCGGACGCGGGCGCCGCCGTCGAGCACCTCGATCCCACGGAAGTTTTTCCGCACATCCACGAGCAGTCCGTCCGTGACTCCCTGGCCGCTGAGGCTGGTCCCACCCGAGCGGAGCGTCAGCGGGAGGCGGTGCGCGGCACTGGCTTGCAGGAGCTGGCCGACTTCTTCGGCACTGGCCGGCACGGCCACGGCCTGCGGCAGGAGGTAAAAGTGGGAGGCGTCATGCGCATGCGCATGCAGGTCCAGCGGCCGGGTGGTGGTCTGCTCCGGGGCTGCCAGGGCCGCGCGGATGGAGGCGACACTGCCCCTGGATCCGGCGCCGCCCCGATCTCGCTGCACTGGCATGCCTGAATCCCTTCACCGACGATTCACTTCCGCGACGTCCAAGTGGCGAACAGCCGCGGATTGTCTGACAAGCATACTCAGAGCGAGCATTGTGACCATCCGTGGAAAGGCGTCCCTTGCCCCGTCTGGCCCGCGCGTGCCTGGAAAGCGTGCTGGACGCCCACCTGGCCACGGCCCGCGAGCGCCTGGCGGACGCGGTGGGCGTGGGACCGGACACGAATTGGCCGTGACGGCGCACCCGCGGCCGCATAGGCTGGCACCATGACATTCACTACGGCTGACCTCTACGACGAACACGGCACCGAACTGGCCTCCGTTTCCCTGCAGTTCCGCGATTTTGGCACCCGCACCGAATTCAGCGGACCTGCCCGCACCGTCCGCTGCTTCCAGGACAACGCCCTGGCCAAGGCCCTGCTGGCGACGCCCGGCAACGGCGCGGTGCTGGTGATCGACGGCGGCGGCTCGCTGGAAACCGCCCTGATGGGGGACATGATTGCCCGGTCCGCCGTGGAGAATGGCTGGTCCGGGGTCATCATCAACGGCGCCATCCGCGACAGCGAGGTGGTGGACACGCTGCCGCTGGGTGTGAAGGCCCTGGGCACCAACCCGGTCAAGAGCGCCAAGGACGGCATCGGGGAGGTGGATGTCCCCGTGCAGCTGGGCGCCATCACCATTTGGCCGGAAGCGATGGTCTACGCCGATGCGGACGGCATCCTCGTCGAACGCCGCAATCCGGCAGCGTAGGGCGGCCGCCGGAAGGACCGGACCCGCCCGGGAGGCCGGCCCCGTCCT
This genomic stretch from Arthrobacter dokdonellae harbors:
- a CDS encoding FAD-binding and (Fe-S)-binding domain-containing protein, yielding MPVQRDRGGAGSRGSVASIRAALAAPEQTTTRPLDLHAHAHDASHFYLLPQAVAVPASAEEVGQLLQASAAHRLPLTLRSGGTSLSGQGVTDGLLVDVRKNFRGIEVLDGGARVRVQPGATVRALNARLLRFGRKFGPDPASEVACTIGGVVANNSSGMACGTRDNAYRTLESLTVVLPSGTVIDTGADDADARLRALEPDIFAGLVELRARVLTNPESRKIIEHQFSRKNTMGYGLNSLLDFDSPAEILAHLIVGSEGTLGFVAEAVFRTVPRLAHATSGLLVFQDLEAANTALPELVASGAATVELMDAMSLKVGQGLARVPCVVRDLQVENHAALLVEYQSGDAAELPGLEDSATALAATLGLSAPAHFSTDASVRAELWHLRKGLYTSVAGARPPGTTALLEDVVVPVPALARTCLALGKLFEKHGYENSVTFGHAKDGNIHFMLTDGFETADQLDRYAAFTEDMVDVVLGEGGSLKAEHGTGRVMAPFVRRQYGDELYDIMRRIKALFDPSGMLNPGVLLDDDPSAHLRHIKSAPPAVDAEVDRCVSCGYCEPVCPSKDLTLTPRQRIVTLRAIEAARTDGDLALANALEADYGYAAVDTCAVDGMCQTACPVDINTGNLVKHLRRDAAGRLENGVWETAARHWGAVTQGAGLALTVASKVPAGVVLPANTLGRKVLGADTLPLYSTELPAGGHARRRPAPSAEPAAVYFPACVNAMFGPAAESSPGVQASFEELCVRAGLELLVPEGIEGACCGTPWSSKGMEAGLAAMHARTLALLREATRDGELNIICDASSCTEGLIHTIGSEVPVPGRRPLRVVDAVAFTAERVLPALGRTWTRIDSLALHPTCSSTRMGLNPALEKVAGAVADNVQVPDGWGCCGFAGDRGMLHPELTASATAAQATDVAAMGASAHASCNRTCELGMTRATGAQYRHVLELLAEVSTSPATAGGRETCG
- the rraA gene encoding ribonuclease E activity regulator RraA, whose protein sequence is MTFTTADLYDEHGTELASVSLQFRDFGTRTEFSGPARTVRCFQDNALAKALLATPGNGAVLVIDGGGSLETALMGDMIARSAVENGWSGVIINGAIRDSEVVDTLPLGVKALGTNPVKSAKDGIGEVDVPVQLGAITIWPEAMVYADADGILVERRNPAA